The following proteins are encoded in a genomic region of Hippopotamus amphibius kiboko isolate mHipAmp2 chromosome 8, mHipAmp2.hap2, whole genome shotgun sequence:
- the GCG gene encoding pro-glucagon isoform X1 — translation MKSIYFVAGLFVMLVQGSWQRSLQDTEEKSRSFPAPQVDQLTDPDQMNEDKRHSQGTFTSDYSKYLDSRRAQDFVQWLMNTKRNKNNIAKRHDEFERHAEGTFTSDVSSYLEGQAAKEFIAWLVKGRGRRDFPEEVTIVEELRRRHADGSFSDEMNTVLDNLATRDFINWLLQTKVTDRE, via the exons atgaaaagcatttacTTTGTGGCTGGATTATTTGTAATGCTGGTACAAGGCAGCTGGCAGCGTTCCCTTCAGGACACAGAGGAGAAATCCAG ATCGTTCCCAGCTCCCCAGGTCGACCAGCTCACTGATCCGGATCAGATGAACGAAGACAAGCGCCACTCACAGGGCACTTTCACCAGTGACTACAGCAAGTATCTGGACTCTAGGCGTGCCCAGGATTTTGTGCAGTGGTTGATGAACACCAAGAGGAACAA GAATAACATTGCCAAACGTCATGATGAATTTGAGAGACATGCTGAAGGGACCTTTACCAGTGATGTAAGTTCTTATCTGGAAGGCCAAGCTGCCAAGGAATTCATTGCTTGGCTGGTGAAAGGCCGAGGAAGGCGAGA TTTCCCAGAAGAAGTCACCATCGTTGAAGAACTCCGCCGCAGACACGCCGATGGCTCTTTCTCTGATGAGATGAACACGGTTCTCGATAATCTTGCCACCCGAGACTTTATAAACTGGTTGCTTCAGACAAAAGTTACTGACAG GGAGTAA
- the GCG gene encoding pro-glucagon isoform X2, with protein sequence MKSIYFVAGLFVMLVQGSWQRSLQDTEEKSRSFPAPQVDQLTDPDQMNEDKRHSQGTFTSDYSKYLDSRRAQDFVQWLMNTKRNKNNIAKRHDEFERHAEGTFTSDVSSYLEGQAAKEFIAWLVKGRGRRDFPEEVTIVEELRRRHADGSFSDEMNTVLDNLATRDFINWLLQTKVTDR encoded by the exons atgaaaagcatttacTTTGTGGCTGGATTATTTGTAATGCTGGTACAAGGCAGCTGGCAGCGTTCCCTTCAGGACACAGAGGAGAAATCCAG ATCGTTCCCAGCTCCCCAGGTCGACCAGCTCACTGATCCGGATCAGATGAACGAAGACAAGCGCCACTCACAGGGCACTTTCACCAGTGACTACAGCAAGTATCTGGACTCTAGGCGTGCCCAGGATTTTGTGCAGTGGTTGATGAACACCAAGAGGAACAA GAATAACATTGCCAAACGTCATGATGAATTTGAGAGACATGCTGAAGGGACCTTTACCAGTGATGTAAGTTCTTATCTGGAAGGCCAAGCTGCCAAGGAATTCATTGCTTGGCTGGTGAAAGGCCGAGGAAGGCGAGA TTTCCCAGAAGAAGTCACCATCGTTGAAGAACTCCGCCGCAGACACGCCGATGGCTCTTTCTCTGATGAGATGAACACGGTTCTCGATAATCTTGCCACCCGAGACTTTATAAACTGGTTGCTTCAGACAAAAGTTACTGACAGGTGA